The following are from one region of the Gemmatimonadota bacterium genome:
- a CDS encoding class I SAM-dependent methyltransferase: MATAGGCMQLALDSGVRGLAGLRRGLSGGGEPAGSGGPLPGAQAHQDCRVLGQGEDALLRLGRVYQSLWRTVEWRLMREACHDLPRPVADLGCGDGAFGALLRDKIDHGFDGDAEILPHCDLSVYEAVAAVDLRETLPLPDGSLASVFSNSTFEHIVPVERALASVARALKPGGTFVISVPTVGLVHAFESRYTRAFANRLNTILGHHNLWSWAEWETRLRDVGFVGVNMRGYLTVDAARWFASRQLAPWEPLERRFPEYAWKRSVRDIRRHVRDSLTITDEKATTCVLVEAVRGGEAVV, encoded by the coding sequence ATGGCGACCGCAGGCGGATGCATGCAACTGGCGCTGGACTCCGGAGTGCGCGGACTGGCCGGACTTCGGCGCGGCCTTTCCGGCGGTGGGGAACCTGCCGGATCGGGAGGCCCGCTCCCGGGCGCTCAGGCGCACCAGGACTGCCGGGTGCTCGGGCAGGGCGAGGATGCGCTTCTCCGGCTGGGCCGCGTCTACCAGTCGCTCTGGCGAACGGTGGAGTGGCGCCTCATGCGAGAGGCGTGTCATGACCTGCCGCGGCCTGTCGCGGATCTTGGGTGCGGGGACGGTGCCTTCGGGGCATTGCTTCGCGACAAGATTGACCACGGGTTCGACGGAGACGCGGAGATCCTCCCGCACTGCGACCTGAGCGTGTACGAAGCGGTGGCGGCCGTGGACCTCCGCGAGACGCTGCCGCTTCCGGACGGGTCGCTGGCGTCCGTCTTCTCCAACTCCACCTTCGAGCACATTGTCCCTGTGGAACGGGCGCTGGCGTCGGTGGCCCGCGCACTGAAGCCGGGAGGGACATTCGTCATCTCCGTCCCGACCGTGGGGCTTGTCCATGCCTTCGAGTCCCGCTACACACGGGCGTTCGCCAATCGGCTGAACACGATCCTCGGGCACCACAATCTCTGGTCCTGGGCGGAGTGGGAGACACGACTCCGGGATGTCGGATTCGTGGGGGTGAACATGCGAGGCTACCTGACGGTCGACGCAGCCCGGTGGTTTGCGTCGCGGCAGCTTGCTCCGTGGGAACCGCTGGAGAGACGCTTTCCGGAGTACGCGTGGAAGCGTTCCGTTCGCGACATCCGGCGGCATGTTCGCGACTCCCTGACGATCACGGACGAAAAGGCCACGACCTGCGTGCTGGTGGAGGCGGTTCGCGGAGGGGAAGCGGTCGTATGA